One genomic window of Evansella cellulosilytica DSM 2522 includes the following:
- a CDS encoding globin translates to MHSQFEKTPFDEIGEENVHQLVERFYELVAVHPALAPIFPDDFTETIRKQKQFLTQFLGGPPLYSEEHGHPMLRARHMPFQITEERANAWLACMSQAMADIELQEPIRSQLFERLTYTAHHMVNTKV, encoded by the coding sequence ATGCATTCACAATTTGAGAAAACACCTTTTGATGAAATTGGTGAGGAGAATGTACATCAATTAGTAGAACGTTTTTATGAACTAGTTGCTGTTCATCCAGCACTAGCACCAATTTTTCCAGATGATTTTACCGAGACAATTCGAAAACAAAAACAATTTTTGACACAATTTCTCGGCGGACCACCTTTATATTCAGAAGAGCATGGTCACCCGATGCTTCGCGCTAGACACATGCCTTTTCAAATAACAGAAGAAAGAGCGAACGCTTGGCTAGCTTGTATGTCTCAAGCAATGGCTGATATTGAACTACAAGAACCTATTAGATCGCAATTATTCGAAAGATTAACATATACCGCTCATCATATGGTAAATACAAAAGTGTAA
- a CDS encoding ClpXP adapter SpxH family protein: MTSKEEKFICNDELGLCCPEEPSSYYKDRKKKPIEIYMFIDPLCPECWALEPIVKKLQMEYSPYFTLRTLLANELKSLNQPAGSKKAAHIRELARSYDETATRTGMPCDGDVWYEATPTTPYLAILAIKAAELQGKAIGSKFLRRLREALFLHKQNIACEEVLIECANKVKGLDVNEFKQDLHSKTSSKAFQNDVCTTKEMEVTAVPTLVFFNDNVDEPGLNVPGLYDYPTYVRIMEDMLGEQMEKCPQMTLESFLEFYSVVTTKEISVVFDWTIEQTEKKMKKLQIMQLVERVPVKYGTLWRFIQ, encoded by the coding sequence ATGACTTCTAAAGAAGAAAAATTTATTTGTAATGATGAATTAGGCCTTTGTTGTCCAGAGGAGCCTTCCTCCTATTATAAGGACCGTAAAAAGAAGCCAATCGAAATTTATATGTTTATTGATCCACTATGTCCAGAATGCTGGGCACTAGAACCAATTGTAAAAAAACTACAAATGGAATATTCACCGTACTTCACTTTACGAACTTTACTTGCCAATGAGTTAAAGTCATTAAATCAACCAGCTGGTTCTAAAAAGGCAGCACATATTAGAGAATTAGCTCGTTCTTATGATGAAACAGCAACAAGAACCGGTATGCCTTGTGATGGTGATGTATGGTATGAGGCTACACCTACAACGCCGTATTTAGCCATATTGGCTATTAAAGCCGCCGAACTTCAAGGAAAAGCAATCGGCTCCAAGTTTTTGCGCCGCCTGAGAGAAGCACTATTTCTCCATAAACAAAACATAGCTTGTGAAGAAGTCTTAATAGAATGTGCAAACAAAGTAAAAGGCTTAGATGTTAACGAGTTTAAACAAGACTTACACTCTAAAACTTCTTCCAAAGCTTTTCAAAATGATGTTTGTACGACGAAGGAAATGGAAGTAACTGCCGTACCTACTTTAGTTTTCTTTAATGATAATGTAGATGAGCCTGGGCTAAATGTACCTGGTTTATACGACTACCCTACTTACGTTAGAATAATGGAAGATATGTTAGGTGAACAAATGGAAAAGTGTCCTCAAATGACGTTAGAAAGCTTTTTAGAATTTTATTCTGTCGTTACTACGAAAGAAATTAGTGTTGTTTTTGATTGGACTATTGAACAAACGGAAAAAAAGATGAAAAAGCTCCAGATTATGCAACTAGTAGAACGTGTTCCTGTAAAATACGGAACTCTATGGCGCTTTATTCAATAA